tgtTATAAgcatttctcttttttaataCATATTTTACCTCAATTAaactttttctaaaaaaaaaaaagtaacatgaACTCTataaatgaatcttgtaaacaAATTAAATGCGCTCATATTTGAGGTGTAATTTGCTCAATAAAATGACTTAGTTAACTCTAAAAATAATACTTTGTAgtgatataaaaataaaaatatatatgcaaAAGGGGTCGAATATCCATGGATTTTTAATCCTCCAACCTTATTCCACCCCATATATAAGTAGGTATCCAATCCTCTTTTGATCCGCTCATATAATGTTGATCAAATACCCAATTTTTTGGAGCGGATCGAATTGGATTCCACAAATTTTAGGATCAGCGAATATTTTTTTCAATCCCTAGCTAACTTACTGAAAGCAAGTTGGTTTTCTAATCCGTTCTGAAGCAGTCAAAATTCAGTTTTGCATTTAAAATATGGATTAATCCtttctacactgacagtgtatacactatcagcgttggataaatgataactatgcaaaatttaaatttgaaattcaatttttgcacacatgtcatgaatcaaacggtgatagtgtatacattgttagtgtatataaaatttactcttaaaGTAAGATTTACTCTTAAAGTATATATAAACAAGAGTATACATGTCGACCAACCAGTACACATGTAGACATGAAGACCATGCAAGAATGTGTAATACTATCAGTCTGCATATACACTCTTTGAGTGCTAATGTTACAGTTAATTTTTCTTTGCTGTCCATCTatcactttatttttttttccccaggGATGTATAGGATCACAATCTTTAAGTTTAACTACTAATTTGTTAAACTCTACTTGTTGACAACTTGTCATAGTACTGTAACAATGTCAAACCCTAGTTCTTCCATCTCTTGCAcaaagtcaaaaaaattttttttttttttcagactaCATATCCTAGAGCCTTGAAATGACTCAAAATTATTTAATCTGGGAATTGATCACTCAAATACAAACAACAAACTTCATACAAACGGCACAATTGTTACACAACATCCAAACACAGCACAGTAATTATATTCATCCTTTATACATAATAAGCATAGAGTCCATATAACTCTAGACACAAAGGTATTTTTCACTTTGTCTTAAACCATATTTCCTAAAAACATGTAGCAAAGCAGCAGCAGAAACATGCCTCCAAACCTCTGATGAAGAGCTAGGACCAACTTGCATCAGTTGCCTGATTCTTGGAGTCTGCGATGCCCGATTTCATCACTAGCTGCAGAACCTTCATTTCTTACTGTACAAGGagcaaaagaatgggaaaatccTATTAGGATTAAGCATGAAACAGTGGAAGTGAAAAAGGTGGATAGAATGCATATTTCTTAATGGTAAAACTTGCTTATTTTTTACCATTGGATGAATCAGCTGACCCCTGAGAATATTGTTGGTCTTCACGACCTTTAACAATCCATGAGCTGACAGCCCCTTTAAGCCTGTCTACCATACCCTTTCCACTGCTTTCGCGACCAGCAGCAATGGCATCTTCaccctctctcttcctctccatTCCAGTCCCAAGATGCCTTGCTACCTCCTCTGACTCAGTCACCTTCCCCATTGGCTTTGATTCACCTGTTTTTCCGacctcttctttcttcttgtgcAAAGTCTCTGATATCACCTCAGAAAGCGCCTTATCTTCTTCACGAGGTTTAAACTTCTCAACCAGGTACTCCTTCACAGACACACCTTTATCAGGCACTTTACCACCACTTGTTTCAGATCCTTCCTGTCCTGTTCCAGTACTGCCTTTCACCTTTGACACCACAGAACTTCCAGCATCTGCGACTTTCTGGTAAACTGGTGCCAGTTTGTCAGTAACTGTCGCTGAGACTTTATGTGCATACTCCGCTGGGGATGCACCTGATTTTGCAGCATTCTTTTTTTCATCGGTTTCAGGGACTTTACCACCTTCAGTGCCCCCATATCCAAGCTTGGAAGCGACTACATTCTTGGCAGAGATTGCTTTGTCAGCAATAGTGGATGTAGCTAGTGATATCTTCTCAACATAACCGCTCTGGTCTGATGATTTTCCGGTTAATGTGTCACGCGGTAAGTTGTCTTCTGGTTTGCTAGGATCACAACTTTTTGGAGCTGATTCAGATTTGCCTTCAGTAGGATTTGGCTCTGGAGCAAACTGATCATGGCTTCCTGTATACCCCTCTTGTCCTGACTCCGATTTAGGCACTGATTCATCATAAACACCCATCTTATTGAAGGATTGGATCAGTGGGGTTATTCCAACTTCTTCACCACCCTTTCCAGTTGGATCAGTAACTTTAGTTTCATAATTTGAAGGCGGAACTTCTCCTGGCCGGTTTTTCGGCGCTTGAGGATCTTCCTCTAAGCCTTCTAGAGCACCAATTCTAAACCCCTGAGGGCCAACATTTTCATTGTCGTTTCTGGCACCTGAATCCCCTTTTGTTCGAGGAATTTCAGGGGGAAATGATATATCCTTGTCCTCAGGCGCATGAACCACTTCCATGGCTGATGGTTTTCCCAGATTCTCCCCTGATTGCCCCTCAAAAACAGGCCTTGTAGCGCCTGTTTCCCCTATTGCTGTTGGTTTCTCCAAATTGACATTTTGTGCAGGAATTGCACTTCCAATCACAGTCGACTCATACACTGcaacaaaattcaccaaaaaggTAATATAATCATATAGGACTATCTCTTTTCTTTATCCATGAAACTAgccaaatttcatattttaaatcaacccaaagtaaatgaatgaaatgaaacacacagacacacacacaagtaaatgaatgaaatgaaacacATACTGGGTGCACCATGGACTTCAGGgtcttcttccatttcttcatcCTCATTTTCTTCACCTTCATCAGGATCATCTTGACTATAATCTCgttcatgttcatgttcatGACCAAGTCCATGCTTGGCAAGAGTCTCCTTGATCTTCTTCGCTTTCGCCTTCACTTTCCTCATCACTGATGTCTTCTCATGATGATGATGGTCTCCTTCATCCTCAACCGCTATAAATAACGAACAATCCCATCACATTAGTGCTACATAAGT
This Coffea arabica cultivar ET-39 chromosome 3e, Coffea Arabica ET-39 HiFi, whole genome shotgun sequence DNA region includes the following protein-coding sequences:
- the LOC113737212 gene encoding low-temperature-induced 65 kDa protein-like, with the translated sequence MKSQLHRPYGHTDDQDPQHAAVEDEGDHHHHEKTSVMRKVKAKAKKIKETLAKHGLGHEHEHERDYSQDDPDEGEENEDEEMEEDPEVHGAPMYESTVIGSAIPAQNVNLEKPTAIGETGATRPVFEGQSGENLGKPSAMEVVHAPEDKDISFPPEIPRTKGDSGARNDNENVGPQGFRIGALEGLEEDPQAPKNRPGEVPPSNYETKVTDPTGKGGEEVGITPLIQSFNKMGVYDESVPKSESGQEGYTGSHDQFAPEPNPTEGKSESAPKSCDPSKPEDNLPRDTLTGKSSDQSGYVEKISLATSTIADKAISAKNVVASKLGYGGTEGGKVPETDEKKNAAKSGASPAEYAHKVSATVTDKLAPVYQKVADAGSSVVSKVKGSTGTGQEGSETSGGKVPDKGVSVKEYLVEKFKPREEDKALSEVISETLHKKKEEVGKTGESKPMGKVTESEEVARHLGTGMERKREGEDAIAAGRESSGKGMVDRLKGAVSSWIVKGREDQQYSQGSADSSNVRNEGSAASDEIGHRRLQESGN